One window of the Lepeophtheirus salmonis chromosome 7, UVic_Lsal_1.4, whole genome shotgun sequence genome contains the following:
- the LOC121121618 gene encoding uncharacterized protein K02A2.6, whose product MKHTQAVIHLQDNARPRYIRARSVPLTLREKVAVEIREMEKRGTISKIDSSEWASPIVSVLKPDGSVRVCADFTQTISPVVNKMLHPLPHPDELFADLAQARFFSKLDFSRYNVLPYGLASAPAIVQAAQERLLSGIRGVKIYIDDVLIFSRSKEEHFRILNEVFSRISNAGGRLKPGKCILMGEELTYLGFRISQSGRSLDPELIRPVLDFPVPASCTEVKSFLGLVQYYGHFIPHLSEEASPLHELLKKDIVFSWSEKRQVSFQNIKSAIANSPVLTHYDPSLPLVLSTDASPIGLGAVLAQLENGMERPVAFASRKLSKSEANYSQIDKEATGIIYGLKKFERYLIGRHFKIKTDHKPLQYILNPCKDLPSVVSARLARFSMLLSTFDYSIEHVRGIDHSHADAFSRVPVDDPPCLDDPTELLQCRAISSSCSSESSLLSALQEDQELCSAVEAARTGVWDSTTLRAYSQRKNCLSLKNGLLFWGIRLIVPLPLRRKFMQELHLTHRGVVKMKSVARSVIWWPGFDNDVEDFVSACRTCQESAPAPASQFTPFSPANVWERVHVDYGKIKGKDFLILMDAGSKWIEAAYMTNTSSEATLRQLFAWFSRFGFPKKIHSDNGSQFASDLFKTKMSEWGVAHSFSPPYHPQSNGQAERGVRIIKNGIKKNIGASLEEILFAYRATPLECGSTPAELLGARRIRTRLDGYLPSPATLPHPSSPSPPSSRKKEFKIKMTVWCRWYGLRQPKWVAGVLQKKIGDVLWSVQTPQGMVKRHMNQLRPRVQVE is encoded by the exons ATGAAACATACACAAGCAGTGATCCACCTGCAAGATAATGCTCGTCCCCGTTACATCAGAGCACGTTCAGTGCCACTCACACTCCGTGAGAAGGTCGCTGTGGAGATCCGAGAGATGGAGAAGCGCGGTACCATTTCCAAGATTGATTCGTCAGAATGGGCCTCTCCAATCGTTTCAGTCCTCAAACCAGATGGAAGTGTTCGGGTTTGTGCCGACTTTACTCAAACCATATCTCCAGTTGTCAACAAGATGTTGCACCCACTCCCTCATCCAGATGAATTGTTTGCAGACCTTGCTCAGGCCCGGTTCTTCTCCAAATTGGATTTTTCGAG ATATAACGTCTTACCTTATGGTCTGGCCTCGGCTCCTGCTATTGTGCAGGCAGCTCAAGAGAGGCTATTAAGTGGTATTCGGGGTGTCAAGATTTATATAGATGATGTCCTCATATTCTCCAGAAGTAAGGAGGAACACTTtcgtattttaaatgaagtgttCAGTCGAATCTCGAATGCTGGAGGTCGTCTGAAGCCCGGCAAGTGTATCCTGATGGGTGAGGAGTTAACTTATTTAGGGTTTCGCATATCCCAAAGTGGCCGATCCCTGGATCCAGAGTTGATTCGACCGGTCCTGGACTTTCCTGTTCCTGCATCGTGTACTGAGGTGAAATCGTTCTTGGGCCTTGTACAATACTATGGTCATTTTATACCACATCTATCAGAGGAAGCTTCTCCCCTCCACGAACTGTTGAAGAAGGACATTGTCTTCTCGTGGTCTGAAAAAAGACAGgtgagttttcaaaatataaagtctgCTATAGCTAACTCACCTGTTCTCACTCATTATGACCCGTCTCTGCCGTTGGTGTTGTCGACGGATGCCTCCCCTATTGGTCTTGGAGCCGTTCTAGCACAGTTGGAAAATGGTATGGAGCGCCCGGTGGCGTTTGCTTCAAGAAAGCTATCAAAGAGCGAAGCTAACTACTCGCAAATTGACAAAGAAGCAACAGGAATTATTTATGGGTTGAAgaaatttgaaagatatttgaTTGGTCGTCATTTCAAGATCAAGACGGACCACAAACCACTCCAATATATTCTCAACCCATGTAAAGACTTGCCAAGTGTCGTCTCTGCCCGTCTCGCTAGATTTTCAATGTTGTTGTCGACGTTTGATTACTCAATCGAACATGTGAGAGGCATCGACCATTCCCACGCGGATGCTTTTTCCCGCGTACCAGTCGACGATCCTCCGTGTCTGGATGATCCCACGGAATTATTACAATGTAGAGCTATCTCTAGCTCATGCTCTTCTGAATCGTCCCTCCTGTCTGCGTTACAGGAAGATCAAGAGCTTTGCAGCGCTGTGGAGGCTGCTAGAACGGGTGTATGGGACAGTACCACCCTCAGGGCCTACTCCCAAAGGAAGAATTGTTTGTCCCTCAAGAATGGCTTGTTGTTTTGGGGTATCCGCCTCATCGTTCCTCTTCCCTTGAGAAGAAAGTTTATGCAAGAGTTGCATTTGACGCATCGAGGCGTTGTTAAGATGAAATCTGTTGCTCGAAGTGTGATTTGGTGGCCCGGTTTCGATAATGATGTCGAGGATTTCGTATCAGCGTGTCGTACATGTCAGGAGAGTGCTCCAGCCCCGGCGTCACAATTCACTCCCTTTTCGCCTGCAAATGTATGGGAAAGAGTCCACGTggattatggaaaaataaaggggaaagattttttaatactaatggaTGCTGGGTCCAAGTGGATAGAAGCGGCGTACATGACGAATACATCGTCAGAGGCTACACTTAGGCAACTTTTTGCGTGGTTTTCGCGTTTTGGATTCCCGAAGAAAATACATTCGGACAATGGGTCACAATTCGCTAGTGATCTTTTCAAAACTAAGATGTCCGAATGGGGGGTAGCCCATTCCTTCTCTCCCCCATATCATCCACAGTCCAATGGGCAGGCTGAGAGAGGAgtaagaattattaaaaatggaataaagaaGAACATAGGTGCTTCACTAGAGGAAATCTTGTTTGCCTACAGGGCAACGCCGTTAGAATGTGGGAGCACGCCGGCTGAGCTGTTGGGCGCACGCCGCATTCGCACGCGATTGGATGGATACCTTCCGTCTCCTGCAACTCTTCCTCATCCTTCGTCTCCTTCTCCTCCTTCATCACGaaagaaagaatttaaaatcaaaatgaccGTGTGGTGCCGTTGGTACGGCCTTCGCCAGCCCAAGTGGGTAGCTGGAGTGTTACAAAAGAAGATTGGAGATGTGCTGTGGTCTGTTCAGACCCCTCAAGGAATGGTGAAAAGACACATGAATCAACTTCGTCCTCGAGTACAAGTTGAATGA
- the LOC121121804 gene encoding LOW QUALITY PROTEIN: uncharacterized protein (The sequence of the model RefSeq protein was modified relative to this genomic sequence to represent the inferred CDS: deleted 2 bases in 1 codon) gives MKTLFVTLLFIGLSLGIPRQSEEAISSSARLYSETGFHGRSTEIRDYVGDLDTLNFDDVSQSAVINGVWVFYEDVDYNKYNFGRRSFYGWGKNHQIPSFGRLNRAFSSARYSGANENMKYSTLNFYEESGFMGDEQYFYLDNPSFYHDNFGKSIILTGCQPWTLYEHTLYRGDHICVYPSSTQNCEPGFFPEPKDFGYLGNKISSVRMGCFSEKVFKGVGVPANSTRIFTPKQL, from the exons ATGAAAACACTCTTCGTGACCCTCTTATTTATTGGACTTTCCCTCGGGATTCCAAGACAGAGCGAAGAAGCAATTTCTTCCTCCGCAAGATTATACTCCGAAACTGGATTTCATGGGCGCAGCACAGAAATCCGAGACTACGTTGGGGATTTGGACACTTTAAATTTTGACGATGTTTCGCAATCTGCAGTCATCAATGGAGTTTGGGTTTTCTACGAAGATGTTGACTATAACAAATACAACTTTGGAAGACGCTCATTCTACGGTTGGGGAAAGAATCACCAGATCCCCTCGTTCGGACGGCTCAATCGGGCCTTTTCCTCTGCCCGTTATTCTGGAGCTAACGAAAACATGAAATATAGCACTCTCAATTTTTACGAAGAATCTGGATTCATGGGTGACGAACAGTATTTTTACTTAGACAATCCCTCCTTTTATCACGATAATTTTGGAAAATCCATCATTCTTACTGGATGCCAGCCATGGACTTTATATGAACATACATTATACAGAGGCGATCATATTTGTGTTTACCCTTCCTCTACTCAGAATTGTGAGCCTGGATTTTTTCCTGAACCTAAGGATTTTGGTTATTTGGGT AATAAGATATCAAGTGTACGAATGGGATGTTTCTCCGAAAAAGTTTTCAAGGGAGTTGGTGTTCCAGCAAACTCAACAAGAATTTTTACACCAAAGCAACTCTAA